One Bacillus amyloliquefaciens DSM 7 = ATCC 23350 DNA window includes the following coding sequences:
- a CDS encoding glycosyltransferase family 2 protein — MKASVIVPAYNSKERLYNSLLSLNEQECTEPFEVIVADNGSEDGTLSMLESFSANFPLIFVRIKENRGIAYGRNQAVRNARGDILIFHDSDMLAEKDLVAKHIKAHENRDDLVVCGMFWKRLYSFYYDRFEKEHKEKLAELYEDLPGDKEPLLDESAIRDGSFLDQCFDLDTDFIRALKSILGKYGDDLKGYRLPWRFFITNNSSVKRQHVEDLGLFDEGIVRYGFEDYDLGIRLHQSGLAFQLRRDIMSVHQEHPSNCASVDDIRTNIAYMCDKYNDIHSLDVHLAFNGPFDAELTNSIMADIEKLLDYEKYESLLHIFLELLHVVKDRNLDPDWKTKSPRITANSFHLPEVQKLLSKAEKKLGVTHFARAFKALIADLLHVDLK; from the coding sequence GTGAAGGCAAGCGTCATTGTTCCCGCATATAATTCCAAGGAGAGGCTGTATAACAGCCTGCTCTCCCTGAATGAACAGGAATGCACAGAGCCGTTCGAAGTAATTGTGGCTGACAACGGTTCAGAAGACGGAACCTTATCCATGCTTGAATCATTCAGCGCGAATTTTCCGCTGATTTTTGTGAGAATTAAAGAAAACAGAGGGATCGCTTACGGACGGAATCAGGCGGTTCGCAATGCCAGAGGCGATATTTTGATTTTCCATGACAGTGACATGCTTGCCGAAAAGGATTTGGTGGCTAAGCATATCAAGGCTCATGAGAACCGGGACGATCTTGTCGTTTGCGGTATGTTCTGGAAGCGGCTGTACAGCTTTTATTATGACCGCTTTGAAAAAGAGCATAAGGAAAAGCTAGCCGAACTGTATGAAGATCTGCCGGGAGATAAAGAGCCGCTTCTTGATGAAAGTGCGATCAGAGACGGAAGCTTTCTTGACCAATGCTTTGACTTAGATACCGATTTTATCCGCGCGCTGAAAAGTATTTTGGGAAAATACGGGGACGATTTGAAAGGCTACCGTCTGCCGTGGCGTTTTTTCATTACGAACAATTCATCAGTGAAAAGACAGCACGTGGAAGATCTCGGCCTGTTTGATGAAGGCATTGTCAGATACGGCTTTGAGGATTATGATCTCGGCATCAGGCTTCATCAGTCGGGATTGGCGTTTCAGCTGCGGCGCGATATCATGAGCGTCCATCAGGAGCATCCGAGCAACTGCGCTTCCGTTGATGACATCAGGACGAATATCGCGTACATGTGCGACAAGTACAATGATATTCATTCGCTTGACGTGCACCTCGCATTTAACGGCCCATTTGATGCGGAGTTGACCAACAGCATTATGGCAGACATCGAAAAACTGCTTGATTATGAGAAATATGAAAGCCTGCTGCACATCTTTCTCGAGCTGCTGCACGTGGTTAAAGACCGCAACCTCGACCCGGACTGGAAGACGAAAAGCCCGCGTATCACGGCGAACAGCTTTCATCTGCCGGAGGTCCAAAAGCTTTTGTCAAAAGCGGAAAAAAAGCTGGGCGTCACGCACTTTGCCAGGGCGTTCAAAGCGCTGATTGCTGATTTACTGCATGTGGATCTTAAATAA